One genomic segment of Mycobacteriales bacterium includes these proteins:
- a CDS encoding ImmA/IrrE family metallo-endopeptidase: protein MTRGERAASALLVESGADRAPVDVDGIARRLGLVVTKERLAADLSGLLIRKAGEVPVIGVNTLHHPRRQRFTIAHELGHLRLNHKGEVIVDSGIQVNRRDAVAGSASVRDEREANAFAAELLMPADLLDEHLGRLVGRRAGQASVVTGLARIFDVSEEAMHYRLLNLGMLSH from the coding sequence GTGACCCGCGGCGAAAGGGCCGCCAGCGCGCTGCTCGTGGAGTCGGGCGCGGACCGTGCGCCCGTCGACGTCGACGGGATCGCCCGCCGTCTCGGGCTCGTCGTGACGAAGGAGCGCCTCGCCGCCGACCTCTCCGGCCTCCTGATCCGTAAAGCCGGCGAGGTGCCCGTCATCGGGGTGAACACGCTCCACCACCCACGGCGGCAGCGGTTCACGATCGCACACGAACTTGGGCACCTCCGCCTCAACCACAAGGGCGAGGTGATCGTAGACAGCGGCATCCAAGTGAACCGCCGCGATGCTGTGGCCGGGAGCGCGAGTGTCCGCGACGAGCGGGAGGCGAACGCGTTCGCCGCCGAGCTCCTAATGCCGGCTGACCTCCTCGACGAGCACCTCGGCCGGCTTGTCGGGCGGCGTGCGGGGCAGGCGTCGGTCGTCACTGGGCTTGCTCGGATCTTCGACGTGTCCGAGGAGGCGATGCACTACCGGCTGCTGAACCTGGGGATGCTCAGCCACTAG
- a CDS encoding helix-turn-helix transcriptional regulator, with translation MDRRERTDFYVRFGHAVRDARLQRGLTQTDVGEELGLTRASVANIEAGRQQCSLHTAAVLARVVQVPLHDLVPNEGPGLGPDDDRILGSVPPRLRSDVALVLNSSRGLAPAADRG, from the coding sequence GTGGACCGCCGCGAGAGAACCGACTTCTACGTCAGGTTCGGGCACGCAGTCCGCGACGCCCGGCTTCAGCGCGGATTGACGCAGACCGACGTCGGCGAAGAGCTCGGCCTGACGCGTGCGAGCGTCGCCAACATCGAGGCGGGGCGGCAGCAGTGCTCACTACACACCGCCGCGGTCCTCGCCCGCGTCGTCCAAGTTCCCCTCCATGACCTCGTCCCCAACGAAGGCCCCGGCCTCGGCCCAGATGACGACAGGATCCTCGGCTCAGTTCCACCCCGGCTCCGCAGCGACGTCGCACTCGTCCTCAACAGCAGCCGGGGACTCGCTCCCGCGGCGGACCGCGGGTGA
- a CDS encoding DUF3662 and FHA domain-containing protein gives MGVLQRFERRLEGLVEGTFAKVFRGGVEPVEVAKALQREAADKKAIGAARTLVPNAYVVELGERDHGKLQPYERPLGAELAAMVREHAAENRWEFVGPVTVRLERHDDVDTGTFRVRSAVEEGEPDPVPTTTGKGAPRLRVVQGNTPTSEVPLTQDVLVIGRGSQAGLRLDDTGVSRQHAEVRREGDDVVLVDLGSTNGSSVNGRHVERVRLTPGDRIELGRSVLVYERDER, from the coding sequence ATGGGCGTGCTGCAGCGCTTCGAGCGCCGCCTCGAAGGGCTGGTCGAGGGCACGTTCGCGAAGGTGTTCCGCGGCGGGGTCGAGCCGGTGGAGGTCGCGAAGGCGCTCCAGCGCGAGGCGGCCGACAAGAAGGCGATCGGTGCCGCGCGGACGCTGGTGCCCAACGCCTACGTGGTCGAGCTGGGTGAGCGCGACCACGGCAAACTGCAGCCGTACGAACGCCCGCTGGGCGCGGAGCTGGCGGCGATGGTGCGGGAGCACGCGGCGGAGAACCGCTGGGAGTTCGTGGGCCCGGTGACGGTCCGGCTGGAACGTCACGACGACGTCGACACGGGCACGTTCCGGGTGCGCAGCGCGGTGGAGGAGGGCGAGCCGGACCCCGTCCCGACGACGACCGGGAAGGGAGCGCCGCGGCTCCGGGTGGTCCAGGGCAACACGCCGACCAGCGAGGTGCCCCTCACGCAGGACGTGCTCGTCATCGGCCGCGGCAGCCAGGCGGGGCTGCGGCTGGACGACACGGGGGTGTCGCGGCAGCACGCGGAGGTGCGCCGCGAGGGCGACGACGTGGTGCTGGTCGACCTGGGCTCGACCAACGGCAGCAGCGTCAACGGCCGCCACGTGGAGCGGGTGCGGCTGACGCCGGGCGACCGGATCGAGCTGGGCCGCAGCGTGCTCGTCTACGAGCGGGACGAGCGGTAG
- a CDS encoding FHA domain-containing protein produces the protein MSELAILLVRLGFLALLWLFVFAVLRVIRLDVYGPRVPKATRQPAPSPARAPAPKPKPKQGKMPRHLVVTAGSLAGQTVELDNAPVTIGRAPESTLVLTDDYASSHHARLVPRDGQWLIEDLGSTNGTYLDKAKVTAPTPVPVGGKVRIGKTVLELRR, from the coding sequence ATGAGCGAGCTCGCGATCCTGCTGGTGCGGCTGGGGTTCCTGGCCCTGCTCTGGCTGTTCGTGTTCGCGGTGCTGCGAGTGATCCGGCTGGACGTGTACGGGCCGCGGGTGCCGAAGGCGACGCGCCAGCCGGCGCCGTCACCCGCGCGCGCACCGGCCCCGAAGCCGAAGCCGAAGCAGGGGAAGATGCCGCGCCACCTGGTGGTGACGGCGGGCAGCCTGGCGGGGCAGACGGTGGAGCTGGACAACGCGCCGGTGACGATCGGCCGCGCGCCGGAGTCGACGCTGGTGCTGACGGACGACTACGCGTCGAGCCACCACGCCCGGCTGGTGCCGCGGGACGGGCAGTGGCTGATCGAGGACCTGGGCTCGACCAACGGCACCTACCTGGACAAGGCGAAGGTGACGGCGCCGACGCCGGTGCCGGTCGGCGGGAAGGTCCGCATCGGCAAGACGGTCCTGGAGCTGCGCCGATGA
- a CDS encoding Stp1/IreP family PP2C-type Ser/Thr phosphatase, whose amino-acid sequence MTLSWRYAAASDVGLLRDGNEDAAFAGRRLLAVADGMGGHAAGEVASAAVIAALEQLDELGVDAGDPREALQDAVREANANLRDMVAADAELHGMGTTVTAVLTDGDAAWLAHVGDSRAYLLREGELRQLTRDHTFVQQLVDEGRIRREDVSTHPQRNVIMRALDGREGLELDLERLEVRPGDRLLLCSDGLSGVVTDDSLAAVLGDSSPEEAVQRLVDLALRGGGPDNITCIVADAVDAPGAGGPVEAGAVVAGAAEDSGPHTRVAPSARDGASPATKAAALAKRPAKRPAAPPPEADAADPRARARGLRRRRAFLVALLTIGLLAIGTTTGYAWTQRQYYVGVADGQVAIYRGVDTSVAGVRLSHVAERLPLAVADLPDFERKRLADGIHAAGLPAARQIVDRLREALPPCPEPTPTPSAVPTTAPARPKPTVGPRPPSPRPATTPPATPLGTARPTPTATPSPVPGPCAIAGTTP is encoded by the coding sequence ATGACGCTCTCCTGGCGCTACGCCGCGGCCTCCGACGTCGGGCTGCTGCGCGACGGCAACGAGGACGCGGCGTTCGCGGGACGCCGGCTGCTGGCGGTCGCCGACGGTATGGGCGGGCACGCGGCGGGCGAGGTGGCGAGCGCGGCGGTCATCGCGGCGCTGGAGCAGCTCGACGAGCTGGGTGTCGACGCGGGTGACCCGCGGGAGGCGTTGCAGGACGCGGTGCGCGAGGCGAACGCCAACCTCCGCGACATGGTCGCCGCCGACGCGGAGCTGCACGGCATGGGCACGACGGTGACGGCGGTGCTGACCGACGGCGACGCGGCGTGGCTGGCGCACGTCGGCGACTCGCGCGCGTACCTGCTCCGCGAGGGGGAGCTGCGCCAGCTCACCCGCGACCACACGTTCGTCCAGCAGCTCGTGGACGAGGGGCGGATCCGGCGCGAGGACGTGTCGACGCACCCGCAGCGCAACGTGATCATGCGCGCGCTGGACGGCCGCGAGGGCCTGGAGCTGGACCTGGAACGCCTCGAGGTCCGGCCCGGCGACCGGCTGCTGCTGTGCAGCGACGGCCTCTCCGGCGTGGTCACCGACGACAGCCTGGCGGCGGTCCTCGGCGACTCGTCGCCGGAGGAGGCGGTGCAACGCCTGGTGGACCTGGCGCTGCGCGGCGGAGGCCCCGACAACATCACCTGCATCGTCGCGGACGCGGTCGACGCGCCCGGGGCGGGCGGCCCGGTCGAGGCCGGCGCGGTCGTGGCGGGGGCGGCGGAGGACAGCGGCCCGCACACGCGCGTGGCGCCGTCCGCGCGCGACGGCGCGTCGCCGGCGACGAAGGCGGCCGCGCTGGCGAAGCGACCGGCGAAACGACCGGCGGCGCCGCCGCCGGAGGCGGACGCGGCGGACCCGCGGGCGCGGGCGCGCGGGCTGCGCCGGCGGCGGGCGTTCCTCGTGGCGCTGCTGACGATCGGGCTGCTCGCGATCGGCACGACGACCGGCTACGCCTGGACGCAGCGCCAGTACTACGTCGGCGTCGCCGACGGCCAGGTCGCGATCTACCGCGGCGTCGACACCAGCGTCGCCGGGGTGCGGCTGTCGCACGTCGCCGAACGCCTCCCGCTCGCGGTGGCCGACCTGCCCGACTTCGAACGCAAGCGCCTCGCCGACGGCATCCACGCGGCGGGCCTGCCGGCGGCGCGGCAGATCGTGGACCGGCTGCGCGAGGCGCTGCCGCCCTGCCCCGAGCCGACGCCCACGCCGAGTGCCGTGCCCACGACCGCGCCGGCGAGGCCGAAGCCGACGGTCGGGCCGCGACCGCCGTCGCCGCGGCCGGCGACGACCCCGCCGGCGACGCCGCTGGGCACCGCCCGCCCGACCCCCACCGCGACCCCGAGCCCGGTGCCGGGGCCGTGCGCGATCGCGGGCACCACGCCGTGA
- a CDS encoding FtsW/RodA/SpoVE family cell cycle protein: MGASAAVDLAHDQHVGTDVLAYGASLAVLFGVAHVAVRLLAPAADPLLLPAAALLNGVGLVLQRRLDLAAADRAAQLGNKTPQGHAGQQLLWTLLGVLLFAVVLAAVRDHRTLDRYRYTFMAAGIVLLLLPVVLPARFSEVNGAKIWIRVAGFSIQPSEVAKICLIVFFASYFVAKRELLSLATRRVAGLNLPRARDLGPVLLAWAASVAVLVREKDLGSSLLFFGIFVVMLYVATERTSWLLIGLGLFSAGAYAAYGMFGHVRTRVDIWLDPFRDASNRGYQLTQGLFGLATGGLTGTGLGNGRPETVPFARTDFIFATIGEELGLIGVVAVLAVFALPVARGLRIALGVRDDFGKLLATGLAFAVALQVFVVVGGVTRLIPLTGITLPFLSYGGSSLVANYAVVALLLRVSDAGRSPAIATERPDDAELTGEMTQVMAR; this comes from the coding sequence ATGGGCGCGAGCGCCGCCGTCGACCTCGCGCACGACCAGCACGTCGGCACCGACGTGCTCGCCTACGGCGCCAGCCTGGCGGTGCTGTTCGGCGTCGCGCACGTCGCGGTGCGGCTGCTCGCGCCGGCCGCGGACCCGTTGCTGCTGCCGGCCGCCGCGCTGCTCAACGGCGTCGGCCTGGTGCTCCAGCGCCGCCTGGACCTGGCCGCCGCCGACCGCGCCGCGCAGCTCGGCAACAAGACCCCGCAGGGCCACGCCGGGCAGCAGCTCCTCTGGACGCTGCTGGGCGTGCTGCTGTTCGCGGTGGTGCTGGCGGCGGTGCGCGACCACCGGACGCTGGACCGGTACCGGTACACGTTCATGGCGGCCGGCATCGTGCTGCTGCTGCTGCCGGTCGTGCTGCCCGCGCGGTTCTCCGAGGTCAACGGCGCGAAGATCTGGATCCGCGTCGCCGGCTTCTCGATCCAGCCGAGCGAGGTCGCGAAGATCTGCCTGATCGTGTTCTTCGCCAGCTACTTCGTGGCCAAGCGCGAGCTGCTCTCGCTCGCCACCCGGCGCGTCGCCGGGCTGAACCTGCCGCGCGCCCGCGACCTCGGCCCGGTGCTGCTGGCGTGGGCGGCGAGCGTCGCGGTGCTGGTGCGGGAGAAGGACCTCGGCTCGTCGCTGCTGTTCTTCGGCATCTTCGTGGTGATGCTCTACGTCGCCACGGAGCGGACGTCGTGGCTGCTGATCGGGCTGGGGCTGTTCAGCGCCGGCGCGTACGCGGCGTACGGGATGTTCGGCCACGTCCGCACCCGCGTGGACATCTGGCTGGACCCGTTCCGCGACGCGAGCAACCGCGGCTACCAGCTCACCCAGGGGCTGTTCGGGCTGGCGACGGGCGGGCTCACCGGCACCGGCCTCGGCAACGGCCGCCCGGAGACGGTGCCGTTCGCGCGGACCGACTTCATCTTCGCGACGATCGGCGAGGAGCTGGGGCTGATCGGGGTCGTGGCGGTGCTGGCGGTGTTCGCCCTGCCCGTGGCGCGCGGGCTGCGCATCGCGCTCGGCGTCCGCGACGACTTCGGCAAGCTGCTGGCGACCGGGCTCGCGTTCGCGGTGGCGTTGCAGGTGTTCGTCGTCGTCGGCGGCGTGACCCGGCTCATCCCGCTGACCGGCATCACGCTGCCGTTCCTGTCCTACGGCGGCTCGTCGCTCGTCGCCAACTACGCCGTGGTCGCGCTGCTGCTGCGCGTCTCCGACGCCGGCCGCTCGCCGGCGATCGCGACCGAACGCCCCGACGACGCCGAGCTCACCGGCGAGATGACCCAGGTGATGGCACGGTGA
- a CDS encoding penicillin-binding protein 2, which produces MNRPIRRVATAALVLFALLFLNVNYLQVVRAQSLRDNPRNNRLLLDEYGRARGDIIAGRSTLVESRETKDRLKYLRVYTGGRADAAAAFAPVTGWYSLVYGATGVERAYDDTLSGQDDRLFVRRLSDILTGRQPQGGSVVLTVDPDLQQLAMRLLGGRRGSVVALDPRTGAVLALVSSPSFDPNVLSSHDPGKIRTTYERLSKQADKPLLDRATEEVYPPGSTFKVITAAAALEAGMTPDTQLDCSSSIPLPQTRIRLRNFSGESCAPKVTLTEALQHSYNTTFASLGMKVGADKLQDMAEKFGFNARPDFALRSVASAFPQGLNVPQTAQSAIGQYDVRATPLQMALVAAAVANDGRLMRPYIVGRTLAPDLTDLEKTEPREQAKVFSKATADALTSMMVAVVQGGTGTRARIPGVTVAGKTGTAQNAGPAHAWFVGFAPAEAPRIAVAVIVENGGGGGDNATGGRVAAPVAQQVMAAWLSRSGS; this is translated from the coding sequence GTGAACCGGCCCATCCGGCGGGTGGCGACGGCGGCGCTGGTGCTGTTCGCGCTGCTGTTCCTCAACGTCAACTACCTGCAGGTGGTCCGCGCCCAGTCGCTGCGCGACAACCCGCGCAACAACCGCCTCCTGCTCGACGAGTACGGCCGCGCGCGCGGCGACATCATCGCGGGCCGGTCGACGCTGGTGGAGAGCCGGGAGACGAAGGACCGGCTGAAGTACCTGCGGGTCTACACGGGCGGGCGCGCGGACGCGGCGGCGGCGTTCGCGCCGGTCACCGGCTGGTACTCGCTGGTCTACGGCGCGACCGGCGTCGAGCGCGCGTACGACGACACGCTGTCCGGGCAGGACGACCGGCTGTTCGTGCGGCGGCTCTCCGACATCCTCACCGGCCGCCAGCCGCAGGGCGGCTCGGTCGTGCTGACGGTCGACCCGGACCTCCAGCAGCTCGCCATGCGGCTGCTCGGCGGGCGGCGCGGCTCGGTGGTCGCACTCGACCCGCGCACCGGGGCGGTGCTCGCGCTGGTGAGCAGCCCGTCGTTCGACCCGAACGTCCTCTCCTCCCACGACCCGGGGAAGATCCGGACGACGTACGAGCGGCTGTCGAAGCAGGCGGACAAGCCGCTGCTGGACCGCGCGACCGAGGAGGTCTACCCGCCGGGGTCGACGTTCAAGGTGATCACGGCGGCGGCGGCCCTGGAGGCCGGGATGACGCCGGACACGCAGCTCGACTGCTCGTCGTCGATCCCGCTGCCGCAGACGCGGATCCGGCTGCGCAACTTCTCCGGCGAGTCGTGCGCGCCGAAGGTGACGCTGACGGAGGCGTTGCAGCACTCCTACAACACGACGTTCGCCTCGCTCGGCATGAAGGTCGGCGCGGACAAGCTCCAGGACATGGCGGAGAAGTTCGGCTTCAACGCCCGCCCGGACTTCGCGCTGCGCTCGGTCGCGAGCGCGTTCCCGCAGGGCCTGAACGTCCCGCAGACCGCGCAGTCGGCGATCGGCCAGTACGACGTGCGGGCGACGCCGTTGCAGATGGCGCTGGTCGCGGCGGCGGTCGCCAACGACGGGAGGCTGATGCGCCCGTACATCGTCGGCCGGACGCTCGCGCCGGACCTCACCGACCTGGAGAAGACCGAGCCGCGCGAGCAGGCGAAGGTGTTCTCCAAGGCCACCGCCGACGCGCTGACGTCGATGATGGTCGCGGTCGTCCAGGGCGGCACCGGCACCCGCGCGCGGATCCCCGGCGTCACCGTCGCCGGCAAGACCGGCACCGCGCAGAACGCCGGCCCGGCGCACGCGTGGTTCGTCGGCTTCGCGCCGGCGGAGGCGCCGCGCATCGCCGTCGCGGTGATCGTGGAGAACGGCGGCGGGGGCGGCGACAACGCCACCGGCGGCCGGGTCGCGGCGCCGGTCGCGCAGCAGGTCATGGCGGCGTGGCTGTCCCGGAGCGGGTCGTGA
- a CDS encoding protein kinase, whose amino-acid sequence MTTGTGTTLGERYVLADLIATGGMGEVWRARDELLHRDVAVKLLKREYADDAGFVERFRAEARHTAGLAHPGIAGVFDYGEGEGTSYLVMELVPGEPLSALLTREGRLPADRTLDVVGQAARALEAAHEGGVIHRDVKPGNILVCPDGTVKLTDFGIARAADAVPVTQSGTVMGTAHYLSPEQANGRPVTPASDVYSLGVVAYECLAGRRPFDADTPVGIAMAHLYEDPLALPADVPADVSDLVAQALAKEPEARFATAAAFAKACDVTRARLAGTADAPTEAVPAPTAALPVTHLTPPRRRSRTVLLVSLAVALALLVAAVAWGATRPPPRREVPRLAGLTAAVAYGRLDALGLHHEERKAFSDTVKAGVVMDQAPDPGARVRKGDNVTVTVSAGPQPVTLPRGLSGRPVDDVVTELRRLGLTVTRSGQVSDQPSGTVIAVAPATGLHRGSAVTVTYSTGRPSPAGDGKKKHGKGEHGD is encoded by the coding sequence GTGACGACCGGCACCGGCACCACCCTCGGCGAGCGGTACGTGCTCGCCGACCTGATCGCGACCGGCGGCATGGGCGAGGTGTGGCGGGCGCGCGACGAGCTGCTGCACCGCGACGTGGCGGTGAAGCTGCTCAAGCGGGAGTACGCCGACGACGCCGGCTTCGTCGAACGCTTCCGGGCCGAGGCGCGGCACACCGCCGGCTTGGCGCACCCGGGCATCGCCGGCGTCTTCGACTACGGCGAGGGCGAGGGCACGTCGTACCTCGTCATGGAGCTGGTGCCGGGTGAGCCGCTGTCGGCGCTGCTGACGCGCGAGGGCCGGCTGCCGGCGGACCGCACGCTCGACGTCGTCGGACAGGCGGCGCGGGCGCTGGAGGCGGCGCACGAGGGCGGCGTCATCCACCGGGACGTGAAGCCCGGCAACATCCTCGTCTGCCCCGACGGGACGGTGAAGCTCACCGACTTCGGCATCGCCCGCGCCGCCGACGCGGTGCCGGTGACGCAGAGCGGCACCGTCATGGGCACCGCCCACTACCTCTCCCCCGAGCAGGCCAACGGCCGCCCGGTCACGCCGGCGAGCGACGTCTACTCGCTCGGCGTGGTCGCGTACGAGTGCCTGGCCGGGCGGCGGCCGTTCGACGCCGACACGCCCGTCGGCATCGCGATGGCGCACCTGTACGAGGACCCGCTCGCGCTGCCCGCGGACGTGCCGGCGGACGTCTCAGACCTGGTCGCGCAGGCGCTGGCGAAGGAGCCGGAGGCGCGGTTCGCGACGGCGGCGGCGTTCGCGAAGGCGTGCGACGTCACCCGGGCCCGGCTGGCCGGCACCGCGGACGCGCCGACGGAGGCCGTGCCGGCGCCGACCGCCGCGCTGCCGGTGACGCACCTGACGCCGCCGCGCCGCCGCTCGCGGACGGTGCTGCTCGTCTCGCTGGCGGTCGCGCTCGCGCTGCTGGTCGCGGCCGTCGCGTGGGGCGCGACCCGGCCGCCGCCGCGGCGCGAGGTGCCGCGGCTGGCCGGGCTCACCGCCGCCGTCGCGTACGGCCGGCTCGACGCGCTGGGGCTCCACCACGAGGAGCGGAAGGCGTTCAGCGACACCGTCAAGGCGGGCGTCGTGATGGACCAGGCGCCCGACCCCGGCGCGCGGGTGCGCAAGGGAGACAACGTTACGGTCACGGTCTCCGCCGGGCCGCAACCCGTGACCCTGCCGCGCGGTCTGTCCGGGCGGCCCGTCGACGACGTGGTCACCGAGCTGCGACGGCTCGGGCTGACGGTGACGAGGAGCGGCCAGGTGAGCGACCAGCCGTCCGGTACCGTGATCGCGGTCGCGCCGGCGACCGGCCTGCACCGGGGCTCCGCGGTGACCGTCACGTACTCGACCGGCCGCCCCAGCCCGGCGGGCGACGGGAAGAAGAAGCACGGGAAGGGCGAGCACGGTGACTGA
- the pknB gene encoding Stk1 family PASTA domain-containing Ser/Thr kinase, producing MTEPATLLGGRYEVGAPLGEGGMAEVYRGRDTRLGRDVAIKVLRSTLAGDPTFLARFRREAQAAASLNHPNIVSVYDTGDDDGVPFIVMEYVEGRTLREVLRTQGRMLPQRALEIVADVCAALEHAHEQGIVHRDIKPANVMLNSSGTVKVMDFGIARAITASTSTMTQTQQVIGTAQYLSPEQARGEHVDARSDVYSTGCLLYELLTHQPPFTGDSPVAVAYQHVREDPTLPSTLNPDVEPAMESVVMKAMAKNPGNRYQTAAEMRDDLLRAAAGRPVRATPILSAADTTLLTPAASTAVLGTLPPERRSRRGVAYAALAVATILVFLASMFLVKAFFKNSGKSIAVPNVVGMTEKQARATLAAQGLKVGDVDTKFSERPAGTVIDQDPLARFSVTVGDTVNLTLSKGIEQIAVPDVTGQSLEDARAALESRGLKVAKVVEKEQAGPPGRVLSVDPAPGTQLPRGGGVTLTVISGRLTVPDLFGKTFEQARQELEALGFSNVVRQDVPTDNPAEVGTVVGQNPAKGAKAGRNDTITLQVGEPAPTTPPPTTPPPTTEPPTGTGSPTPTGPL from the coding sequence GTGACTGAGCCGGCCACGCTGCTCGGCGGGCGTTACGAGGTCGGCGCGCCCCTCGGCGAGGGCGGGATGGCCGAGGTGTACCGCGGCCGCGACACCCGGCTCGGCCGCGACGTCGCGATCAAGGTGCTGCGGTCCACGCTCGCCGGCGACCCGACGTTCCTCGCGCGGTTCCGCCGCGAGGCGCAGGCCGCCGCGTCGCTCAACCACCCGAACATCGTCAGCGTCTACGACACCGGCGACGACGACGGCGTGCCGTTCATCGTCATGGAGTACGTCGAGGGCCGGACGCTGCGGGAGGTCCTCCGCACCCAGGGCCGGATGCTCCCGCAGCGCGCGCTGGAGATCGTCGCCGACGTCTGCGCCGCGCTGGAGCACGCGCACGAGCAGGGCATCGTGCACCGCGACATCAAGCCCGCCAACGTCATGCTGAACTCGTCCGGGACCGTCAAGGTCATGGACTTCGGCATCGCCCGCGCGATCACCGCGTCCACCTCGACGATGACGCAGACGCAGCAGGTCATCGGCACCGCGCAGTACCTCTCGCCGGAGCAGGCGCGCGGCGAGCACGTCGACGCGCGCTCCGACGTGTACTCCACCGGCTGCCTGCTCTACGAGCTGCTCACCCACCAGCCGCCGTTCACCGGCGACTCGCCCGTCGCGGTCGCGTACCAGCACGTCCGCGAGGACCCGACGCTGCCCTCGACGCTGAACCCCGACGTCGAGCCGGCGATGGAGTCCGTCGTCATGAAGGCGATGGCGAAGAACCCCGGCAACCGCTACCAGACCGCCGCGGAGATGCGCGACGACCTGCTGCGCGCGGCCGCGGGCCGGCCGGTGCGCGCGACGCCGATCCTCTCCGCCGCCGACACGACGCTGCTCACGCCAGCCGCGTCGACCGCGGTGCTCGGCACGCTGCCGCCGGAACGCCGCTCCCGCCGCGGTGTCGCGTACGCCGCGCTGGCCGTCGCGACGATCCTGGTCTTCCTGGCGTCGATGTTCCTCGTCAAGGCGTTCTTCAAGAACAGCGGCAAGAGCATCGCGGTCCCGAACGTCGTCGGCATGACCGAGAAGCAGGCGCGCGCCACGCTGGCGGCGCAGGGGCTCAAGGTCGGCGACGTCGACACGAAGTTCAGTGAGCGCCCGGCCGGGACCGTCATCGACCAGGACCCGCTCGCGCGGTTCTCCGTCACCGTCGGCGACACCGTCAACCTCACCCTCTCCAAGGGCATCGAGCAGATCGCCGTGCCGGACGTCACCGGGCAGTCGCTCGAGGACGCGCGCGCGGCCCTCGAGTCGCGCGGCCTCAAGGTCGCCAAGGTGGTCGAGAAGGAACAGGCCGGCCCGCCCGGGCGGGTGCTGTCGGTCGACCCGGCGCCGGGCACGCAGCTCCCGCGCGGCGGCGGCGTCACGCTCACCGTCATCAGCGGCAGGCTCACCGTGCCGGACCTGTTCGGCAAGACGTTCGAGCAGGCGCGGCAGGAGCTCGAGGCCCTCGGCTTCAGCAACGTCGTGCGCCAGGACGTCCCCACCGACAACCCGGCCGAGGTCGGCACCGTCGTCGGCCAGAACCCCGCCAAGGGCGCGAAGGCCGGGCGCAACGACACCATCACGTTGCAGGTGGGCGAGCCCGCGCCGACGACGCCGCCCCCGACGACCCCGCCGCCCACCACCGAGCCGCCGACCGGCACCGGGTCGCCGACGCCCACCGGCCCGCTGTAG
- a CDS encoding DinB family protein gives MPSNVDEHGRPHPPLAAGETEMLLGFLEFQRATFAWKCAGLDAAGLRVTVGVSPMTLGGMLKHLAVVEDYWCVLQLHDRRMPEQWRGVDWEHDPDWPWRSAAADSPETLRALWRESVERSRALVAEALADGGLDRPAALADEYFRTPPTLRWILCHLIEEYARHNGHADLLREAADGETGE, from the coding sequence ATGCCGTCGAACGTCGACGAGCACGGCCGCCCGCACCCGCCCCTCGCGGCGGGCGAGACGGAGATGCTGCTCGGGTTCCTGGAGTTCCAGCGGGCGACGTTCGCGTGGAAGTGCGCGGGCCTCGACGCCGCGGGCCTGCGCGTCACCGTCGGCGTCTCGCCGATGACCCTCGGCGGGATGCTCAAGCACCTCGCCGTGGTCGAGGACTACTGGTGCGTGCTCCAGCTCCACGACCGGCGCATGCCGGAGCAGTGGCGCGGCGTCGACTGGGAGCACGACCCGGACTGGCCGTGGCGCTCCGCGGCCGCCGACTCCCCGGAGACGCTGCGCGCGCTGTGGCGGGAGTCGGTCGAACGCTCCCGCGCGCTGGTGGCCGAGGCCCTCGCCGACGGCGGGCTGGACCGGCCCGCCGCGCTGGCCGACGAGTACTTCCGGACCCCACCGACCCTGCGCTGGATCCTCTGCCACCTCATCGAGGAGTACGCGCGGCACAACGGCCACGCCGACCTGCTCCGCGAGGCCGCCGACGGGGAGACCGGCGAGTGA
- a CDS encoding DUF1905 domain-containing protein, with protein sequence MNVDVTGEVIEWRGPAPYHYVPVPDAESADIKAVAAQVTYGWGVIPVTARIGGTTWTTSLFPKDGRYLVPLKDAVRAAEGIQLGDVVTIRLTLGA encoded by the coding sequence GTGAACGTCGACGTCACCGGCGAGGTGATCGAGTGGCGCGGCCCGGCGCCGTACCACTACGTGCCGGTGCCCGACGCGGAGAGCGCCGACATCAAGGCCGTCGCCGCGCAGGTGACGTACGGCTGGGGCGTGATCCCGGTGACCGCCCGGATCGGCGGCACGACGTGGACGACGTCGCTGTTCCCGAAGGACGGCCGGTACCTCGTGCCGCTGAAGGACGCCGTCCGCGCCGCCGAGGGCATCCAGCTCGGCGACGTCGTGACGATCCGGCTGACCCTGGGCGCGTAG